Part of the Virgibacillus natechei genome is shown below.
GTGTTACTGGTTTATTATATGATATATAAGTGAAAGTGTATGGACGTATGGCCTACTTATAATATGTAAGTGGGGGAAAAGAGCTAAAAATTACCACCATTCATTTAAGAATGGTGGGTGTATGGAGTTTCATGAATCCTTTTCGTTTGTCGTAATAGTTAATATTTTCAATTGGTCATTTTCATATCCGATTGTAAATTCAAAGGTAGATGTTTCATTATTTGATTCTTCTCCGTTATTACTTTCAGTTGTGATATCAGTAGTTATTTTTATATAGTTGTCATCTGTTACATTACTTGAAAACTCTTCATAATGAAGGTCGACAGTATGAATATACGCCTCACGAAAGTCTGGATAAGAATACTCAGCTTGTATGATACTGCCCAATAACGCATAGGCACTCACATAATCCCTATTCGATATGCTTTCTAAATAGTAATCGATTAAATATTCAGCGTCATCTATATAATTCTCAGGATTCTCTGTATCGGTAATGTCCTCTATATTAGCAAAATCCAATTGATCATTATGCGCTTCATAGGACCATTGTTCAATTTGATCCATAACATCATTGGTTGGAATACTAAAACCAATTGTTCCATCGTTTGTTCCTACTGAATTAATTCCAATGATTTTCCCTGTATTCCTATTAATTAACGGCCCACCACTATTACCATGTGTAATCGGTGCAGAGATTTGGTATACATTGGAGTAATCATAGCCATCAACAGTAAAATTACGTTCTGTTCCGGATATTATTCCAAGTGTTACGGTGTTTTGAAATCCATGAGGGCTACCAAGTGCAATAACTTCGTCGCCTATTTCGGCAAAAGAATCATCTTCAACAGGAGAGAAATCCTGTCCTGCAAGCTGAGGAACGCGTATCACTGCAATGTCATTTTCCTCTCCAATTCCAACTACCGCAGCAGGGTAAATCCTGGCATTTGCCGTTCTGACATAAATCATTTCTGCATCATTTATTACATGTGCATTTGTAATGATATCCCCTTTTTCATTATAGAGAAAACCTGATCCAGTAATGGTAGTGTGATCATTTTTCCCTTCGATCTGGATAACATTTTTCTCTGCTTCATAAATGATTGATTTTAAATCAAGTTGCTCTGTATCAACATTCACTTTTTCTATTAAAGGATCTGTTACAGAGATTTGTTGTACATTCCAATAATTGTATATAAAAATAAATCCTATAATCCCAATAATAAGTAGTAAGAAGCTAACAATAAGTGGGGGATATCGCTTTTTATACATGCACACACCTCTTTTGCTGAAAATCATGATGTATTTAATTCGTGTACCAGGTTATTTTACGAACTTCTACATCTACGTCTTGATCATAGTCATTACTATCAAAATGAGTATATTCAAATTGTCCTTTTTCTTCTGGATAAAGGGTATCAGGATAAATATACACCTCATCGGATAAAATTTCAGTTCCGTTATCAGTCAGTAGGACGTATTCAATTAACACGGAATGGATTGGAATGGTTGCAACACTTTCAACTTCACCTTTTATAACTATATTCTTCTTGTCATTGCTTTCAACGGTTGCAGATATAAGTTCAATTGCATCTGTTTCATTGAGTTGTTGCTCTTTTTCTGCTGTATCAATTGCTTGTTCCATTCTTTGTTCTTGAGCGGTTTCAAAGGCTTCCTTTTCTTTTTCAATTGTTGATTGCAGACTTTGAAGTCGCTCCGAATCAGGTGCATATTTTAACCCGTCTTCGACAAGTATTTGAGCATCATTAAAGTGCCTATTATTTAACTGGTTGCTTGCTTTGGAAAATGAATAGTCGATGATCTGGTTTCGTATATCTAATTCCATACTTTCGGCTTCTTCATTATCTATTGAAGCTGCTTCCCATAACAGTAACTTTAAATCATCAATAGCAGTTTCTTTCTCTAGTTCATTCTTTAATTGTTCAACTTTAATGGTATCGCGTTTGGTTATAATCGTATCAATTAACTGCTTAACAGCGTCCCCATTGAAGTTTTTTAAGTCACTTTCAGCTTCGTTTATTAGTGATAAAGCCTGCTGAAAATCCTGTTCTTCTACAAATGTATTGGCATCTTCCATTATTTTTTGTACATCTAATGCTTTATTCATAAACTGTAAGGAGGTAGCTGCATGAGCAAAGTTTTCCTTGTTACTTACTGCATCTGCAAATAATTCTCTAGCTGCTTCATAATCTTCATCGAGGATACGTTGCTCACCTTGTTCATACAGAGTTTTCGCTTCTGCTGTTTGATTTTGCAAAATAAAATAATAAATACCAGAAGAGAGTAATAGGAATGTAAATAGTGATATAGGGATATACCAAAATTTATTAAATTGTTTTTTACCATGCAAACGATCCGTTATATCATTGGGCAAGGCTCTACCACATTTAATACAATAGTGTTCATCCTCGTTTGCTTTTGTTCCACAGTATGGACAGTGTAGCATGTGATCACCCACTTTAATCTTTGATGTTCATTTTAACATATTATGCTTTATTTAGGGGAGGTATCTTGATATGATAGAGGGGAGATAGATACAATTTTTTAGGTGAGAATAAATAATACATAGGTAATATCAAGGAGGTGCAGGCACCATGTGGGAAGTAGCTTTCGGAGTCGTATGTTTCGGGATCATCGTGTTGAATATAGGATATTGCATTTTTGACAGAGAATAGAGAATGCTTAGAAAACTTGGTTGTCAGCAAGCCTTTAGGTGACAACCTTAGTTGCACTTATGCAGTAAGAAAGTTTTTATACTTTTTTAACTGCTAAAAAAGGGTCGGACCTATGTCTGACCCTTATCTCGTTCTTCCCCATGAATCAAATGGATAAAATACAAATTCTGACTTTCCAACAATTTCATCCTCATCAATAAAACCTAGACCATTTCTGCTGTCTTTACTTATCGCACGGTTGTCTCCCATTACATAATAACGATCATCTGGAATTTGAATAGGATTGGAATTACCTGACCGTCGTAAGTTTTCTTCATTTAAGAAGGTTTGTTCATATAATTCTCCATCAATTAGTAAGGTACTTCCATTTATTTCAATCGTTTCACCAGGTAATCCGATCACTCGTTTTACATAATTCTTAGACGGTGTTTGAATAATTACAACATCTCCACGTTCGGGTTCACCAAGTAAATAAGTGGCTTTATTAACAATTACTCTCTCACCACTTTCGAGCGTTGGCTCCATACTTCCTCCTTCAACGATTGAGGTTGCAAAAATGAAA
Proteins encoded:
- a CDS encoding S1C family serine protease yields the protein MYKKRYPPLIVSFLLLIIGIIGFIFIYNYWNVQQISVTDPLIEKVNVDTEQLDLKSIIYEAEKNVIQIEGKNDHTTITGSGFLYNEKGDIITNAHVINDAEMIYVRTANARIYPAAVVGIGEENDIAVIRVPQLAGQDFSPVEDDSFAEIGDEVIALGSPHGFQNTVTLGIISGTERNFTVDGYDYSNVYQISAPITHGNSGGPLINRNTGKIIGINSVGTNDGTIGFSIPTNDVMDQIEQWSYEAHNDQLDFANIEDITDTENPENYIDDAEYLIDYYLESISNRDYVSAYALLGSIIQAEYSYPDFREAYIHTVDLHYEEFSSNVTDDNYIKITTDITTESNNGEESNNETSTFEFTIGYENDQLKILTITTNEKDS
- a CDS encoding zinc ribbon domain-containing protein — protein: MLHCPYCGTKANEDEHYCIKCGRALPNDITDRLHGKKQFNKFWYIPISLFTFLLLSSGIYYFILQNQTAEAKTLYEQGEQRILDEDYEAARELFADAVSNKENFAHAATSLQFMNKALDVQKIMEDANTFVEEQDFQQALSLINEAESDLKNFNGDAVKQLIDTIITKRDTIKVEQLKNELEKETAIDDLKLLLWEAASIDNEEAESMELDIRNQIIDYSFSKASNQLNNRHFNDAQILVEDGLKYAPDSERLQSLQSTIEKEKEAFETAQEQRMEQAIDTAEKEQQLNETDAIELISATVESNDKKNIVIKGEVESVATIPIHSVLIEYVLLTDNGTEILSDEVYIYPDTLYPEEKGQFEYTHFDSNDYDQDVDVEVRKITWYTN
- the lepB gene encoding signal peptidase I, yielding MAETKKKNEWLEWSKAIIIAILIAFILRTFIFATSIVEGGSMEPTLESGERVIVNKATYLLGEPERGDVVIIQTPSKNYVKRVIGLPGETIEINGSTLLIDGELYEQTFLNEENLRRSGNSNPIQIPDDRYYVMGDNRAISKDSRNGLGFIDEDEIVGKSEFVFYPFDSWGRTR